A genomic window from Paenibacillus sp. FSL K6-0276 includes:
- a CDS encoding IS110 family transposase → MNPVIGLDVSKGESHAQAFLDRGVPHGKIFRFNHDLEGLSSFLNYVRAVESAAGMSPCIVMEATGHYHSPIVQFLDEHQYLYIVINPLISYEAKKTNLRRVKTDAADAYQLGALFYKEEFEPLKKRGQHLMNLRYLTRQHESLTGMYVQAKLQFQAILDQVFPEYHGVFGDLYSKVSLRFLALHPTSKEVLDMTVEEITATIQRLTGRGRSALWCSEHAQILVAAARRNPFKETAFSSHLISMQLLIKLLLQYQDHLADLNKSIETLAEELLEYDLIQSIPGIGTKIAATILAEIGEIDRFDHAKWHILLRRCHPIHYSSP, encoded by the coding sequence ATGAATCCAGTCATTGGTTTGGATGTGTCCAAGGGAGAGAGCCATGCACAAGCTTTTTTAGACCGTGGAGTACCTCATGGGAAGATCTTTAGATTTAATCATGATCTAGAGGGATTATCGTCTTTTCTTAATTATGTTAGAGCAGTGGAATCAGCTGCAGGGATGAGCCCTTGCATTGTAATGGAGGCAACAGGCCATTATCATAGCCCTATTGTTCAGTTTCTTGATGAGCACCAGTATCTGTACATCGTCATTAATCCGTTAATCTCATATGAAGCAAAAAAAACTAATTTGAGACGGGTCAAGACGGATGCTGCTGATGCCTATCAACTTGGGGCGCTGTTCTATAAAGAAGAGTTTGAACCCCTCAAAAAACGGGGTCAGCATCTCATGAATTTACGCTATCTCACTCGTCAGCATGAATCTTTAACGGGTATGTATGTTCAAGCGAAGCTGCAGTTCCAGGCTATTCTAGATCAGGTTTTTCCTGAATACCATGGCGTGTTCGGTGACCTCTATTCGAAAGTTTCGCTTCGATTTCTTGCCTTACACCCAACGTCTAAAGAAGTTCTGGATATGACTGTGGAAGAGATTACAGCAACAATCCAACGCCTTACAGGACGCGGTAGATCTGCTTTATGGTGTTCGGAGCACGCTCAAATCTTAGTAGCGGCAGCAAGGCGAAATCCCTTTAAGGAGACGGCTTTTTCAAGTCATTTGATCTCCATGCAGCTGCTCATCAAATTGCTTCTTCAATACCAGGACCATCTAGCAGACCTTAATAAATCGATAGAGACCCTGGCTGAAGAGTTACTTGAATATGATTTAATCCAATCGATACCCGGTATCGGCACTAAAATTGCTGCAACAATTTTGGCTGAGATTGGGGAAATCGATCGGTTCGATCACGCAAAGTGGCATATATTGCTTCGACGATGCCACCCTATTCATTATTCATCGCCTTAG
- a CDS encoding class I SAM-dependent methyltransferase produces MLKQEMKGGMALIEHSNLEEYQDPVNYDLEFDGEMDKYQFYLELARSSPGEVLELACGTGLTTIPLSKAGITMTGVDISSAMLAYAWLKAEGLTVTFMEGDARTFESDKRFSMIYLTGNAFQAFLSDQDQIDLLTSVHKHLQPHGIFAFETRNPEGTDLSDQEETEWGSFIDKDGNNVKVSGTQCYDASQHIMHWVTMRDWGYKRTTSRIACRFTDQDTLHSLLTRHAFRVEHQYADWDKTPFSPSSSSIISVCRKC; encoded by the coding sequence ATGTTAAAACAAGAAATGAAAGGGGGAATGGCGTTGATTGAACATAGCAATCTTGAAGAATATCAAGATCCGGTAAATTACGATCTTGAATTTGACGGTGAAATGGACAAATATCAGTTCTATCTTGAGCTTGCTAGATCGAGTCCTGGGGAAGTGTTAGAACTTGCTTGTGGTACAGGCTTAACAACGATACCCCTGTCGAAAGCCGGCATAACGATGACCGGTGTAGATATCTCTTCAGCGATGCTCGCATATGCGTGGTTGAAGGCGGAAGGGTTGACTGTTACTTTTATGGAAGGCGATGCCCGTACCTTCGAATCGGACAAGCGATTTTCGATGATTTATTTGACTGGTAATGCATTTCAGGCATTCTTAAGTGATCAAGATCAAATAGATTTGCTCACTTCCGTTCACAAACATTTACAACCCCATGGAATCTTTGCATTCGAGACCCGTAATCCGGAGGGAACGGATTTATCCGATCAAGAGGAGACAGAATGGGGATCATTTATTGATAAGGATGGGAATAACGTCAAGGTATCAGGCACACAATGTTACGATGCTAGCCAGCATATCATGCATTGGGTCACGATGCGTGATTGGGGGTATAAGCGAACGACTTCCCGAATTGCTTGTCGGTTCACGGATCAGGATACGCTGCATTCTTTATTAACCCGTCACGCCTTTCGCGTCGAACATCAATATGCTGACTGGGATAAAACGCCGTTCTCTCCGTCATCTTCATCTATCATTAGCGTTTGTAGGAAATGTTAG
- a CDS encoding RidA family protein gives MINRISTPFSYSSAVEAGDYVFLGLHRGFGVTFTEQIHNTFSHLKDTLNQLDVPLQNVVKVNVYLKNILQFKYYNGTNCTNKGY, from the coding sequence ATGATAAATCGAATTTCAACGCCGTTTAGCTATTCGTCTGCTGTTGAGGCTGGAGATTATGTGTTTCTAGGATTACATAGAGGTTTTGGAGTAACCTTTACCGAGCAGATTCACAATACTTTTTCACACTTAAAAGACACACTCAATCAACTCGATGTACCACTTCAAAACGTTGTGAAGGTTAATGTTTACCTAAAAAATATCTTACAGTTTAAATATTATAATGGAACTAATTGTACTAATAAGGGGTATTAA
- a CDS encoding GNAT family N-acetyltransferase, which yields MGYSIRAANEEDINGLCNIRKNADLFIKYLKQHENKEVYLAVAEKDNTILGFCVLKLKGSVLPKLSDLYVKGIYRGKGVGTDLIRFHEKIARSLGFSDLFVSVDPIENPKMIKLITKHGYEAISEPYIKIAIFYNDDGTTYEKTYSRIDLKRLLT from the coding sequence ATGGGATATAGTATAAGAGCGGCGAATGAAGAAGATATTAATGGCTTATGTAATATTAGAAAAAATGCGGACTTGTTTATTAAGTATTTGAAACAACATGAAAATAAGGAAGTATATTTGGCAGTAGCCGAAAAAGATAATACAATTCTAGGTTTTTGTGTTCTAAAACTAAAGGGTAGCGTGTTACCCAAATTAAGTGACCTTTATGTAAAGGGGATTTATCGTGGCAAAGGCGTCGGTACGGATTTAATAAGATTTCACGAGAAAATTGCAAGAAGTCTTGGCTTTTCTGATTTATTCGTTAGTGTTGACCCAATAGAAAATCCAAAGATGATAAAGCTCATTACAAAACACGGGTACGAAGCTATTTCCGAACCATATATAAAAATTGCTATTTTCTACAATGATGATGGGACTACTTATGAAAAAACTTATTCAAGAATAGACTTGAAGAGATTGTTAACCTAA
- a CDS encoding ABC transporter permease subunit, which produces MQAKLATDAIPLPKKRNSWIRTIKKYKVMYALLFPALVYFAVFKYIPMAGIIIAFKNYNLALGLWDSPWVGFKNFTDFMNGVYFWDIMRNTIIISLYKLLFGFSAPIILALLLNEVYTQWFKKIVQTITYLPHFLSWVIVYGMMVALLAPGDGLFNMILKEFGVQPISFLTEPAWGRLLIILSEIWKDIGWGAILYLAALAGIDPSLYEAARIDGASKLRQLWHVTLPGIRGVMILMLILKLSHILDAGFDQIFMFANSFNQEKIDIIDTWVYREGLERLKIGLATAVGLFKAVIGFVLVLAANKLAKKFDGQIW; this is translated from the coding sequence ATGCAAGCGAAATTGGCTACGGACGCCATTCCCCTCCCCAAAAAGCGGAATTCATGGATAAGAACGATAAAAAAGTATAAAGTGATGTATGCTCTCTTGTTCCCGGCATTAGTTTACTTTGCCGTATTCAAATACATTCCTATGGCGGGAATCATTATTGCTTTTAAAAACTATAACCTAGCTTTGGGACTATGGGATAGCCCATGGGTGGGATTTAAAAATTTTACAGATTTTATGAACGGCGTTTATTTCTGGGACATCATGAGAAATACGATTATCATTTCGCTGTATAAGCTATTGTTCGGTTTCTCAGCTCCTATCATACTTGCTTTGCTGCTCAATGAAGTTTATACCCAATGGTTTAAGAAAATCGTACAAACGATCACTTATTTGCCCCATTTTCTATCATGGGTCATTGTTTATGGAATGATGGTGGCATTATTAGCCCCAGGGGATGGTCTTTTTAACATGATTTTGAAGGAATTTGGTGTTCAACCTATCTCCTTTCTAACGGAACCTGCCTGGGGCAGACTGCTGATCATCTTATCTGAAATATGGAAGGATATTGGATGGGGAGCGATATTGTACCTTGCAGCACTAGCAGGAATCGATCCAAGTTTATATGAAGCGGCTCGGATTGATGGCGCTTCCAAGTTGAGACAGTTATGGCATGTAACACTTCCCGGCATTCGAGGAGTTATGATTCTGATGCTGATCCTTAAATTAAGCCATATTCTGGATGCTGGTTTTGACCAAATATTCATGTTTGCCAACAGCTTTAATCAGGAGAAGATCGACATTATCGACACATGGGTATACCGTGAAGGGCTCGAGCGACTTAAGATTGGCTTGGCTACCGCTGTGGGATTGTTTAAAGCTGTCATCGGATTTGTTTTAGTGTTGGCAGCAAATAAGCTTGCAAAAAAATTCGATGGGCAAATTTGGTGA
- a CDS encoding phosphotransferase, with protein MELIRHNENITYKVTEKRSEDTYLLRMHKPITKNMQGVHNTREAIQSELEYLLAWSSHSELPVQIPVPNLNSELVTTVVIEHEEVHCSVLKWIFGETMSKQDLISKGTVSTLGTRIADLHQFSHSFQHGSSFMRPEYGMEWTNSVLTKLRSGEEMGIITTKDFHILENTFSLINDRMKVLSKTIETWGFIHADINYSNLIHTSRGISFIDFGLSGFGYYAMDVAMGALLTENKLRDALISGYTSVISRRIDIEQLEGFMFLAIVAYYAFLVSNKDKHMWIHKNIPGLIEHFCKPFLNGKTVFYHI; from the coding sequence GTGGAATTGATTCGTCATAATGAAAACATTACATATAAAGTAACAGAAAAGAGATCTGAAGATACTTACTTGTTGCGAATGCATAAACCCATTACAAAAAACATGCAGGGTGTGCATAATACACGCGAGGCTATTCAATCGGAATTAGAATATCTGTTAGCTTGGTCGTCTCATTCCGAATTACCTGTTCAAATCCCTGTTCCAAATCTAAACAGTGAACTGGTAACAACCGTTGTCATTGAACACGAAGAAGTGCACTGTTCAGTCTTAAAATGGATTTTTGGGGAAACCATGTCTAAGCAAGATTTAATTAGTAAGGGGACAGTTAGTACCTTGGGGACCCGTATTGCAGATTTGCATCAGTTTTCGCATAGTTTTCAACATGGTTCAAGTTTTATGAGACCCGAATACGGGATGGAGTGGACAAATAGCGTATTGACCAAATTGCGATCTGGTGAAGAGATGGGGATTATCACGACCAAGGATTTTCATATTCTTGAAAATACATTTTCATTGATTAACGATCGTATGAAAGTATTAAGCAAAACGATTGAGACATGGGGATTTATCCATGCCGACATCAACTATAGTAACTTAATCCATACATCAAGAGGGATTTCATTCATTGACTTTGGTTTATCAGGGTTTGGATATTACGCGATGGACGTCGCTATGGGTGCCTTATTGACCGAAAACAAATTGCGAGATGCCCTAATTTCCGGCTACACTAGTGTTATTTCCAGAAGAATAGATATTGAGCAACTAGAGGGCTTTATGTTTTTGGCAATAGTTGCATACTACGCATTTCTCGTAAGCAATAAAGATAAGCATATGTGGATACATAAAAATATCCCAGGTCTGATTGAACATTTTTGCAAACCTTTTCTAAATGGTAAAACGGTTTTTTATCATATTTGA
- a CDS encoding GNAT family N-acetyltransferase, which produces MQSQLEIISTQPNYYVVVACKDEKVIGTAMGIVCPDIVGECQPYMLVENVVVSSTYQGKGIGKILMATLEDFSNKMHCSYIILASGGNREQAHRFYESVGYKSTKTGFIKRMESARL; this is translated from the coding sequence ATGCAAAGTCAGTTAGAGATTATTTCGACACAGCCAAACTACTATGTTGTAGTTGCATGTAAAGACGAAAAGGTAATTGGAACAGCTATGGGAATCGTATGCCCGGATATTGTAGGAGAGTGTCAACCATATATGTTGGTAGAAAATGTTGTGGTTTCGTCAACGTATCAAGGAAAGGGAATTGGTAAGATCCTCATGGCTACACTTGAGGATTTTTCTAATAAAATGCACTGTTCTTACATAATATTGGCTTCTGGTGGAAACCGAGAACAAGCACATAGATTTTATGAGTCAGTAGGATACAAGAGCACTAAGACTGGATTTATTAAACGAATGGAATCTGCTCGCTTATAG
- a CDS encoding AAA family ATPase — translation MNKGRIVFLNGVTSSGKTSIVDALQLKSHEFFYVVANDLFEEMIGERYLREDYWKYLSEAIIMMYHTAKLFSDHGKNILIDGIMVDRSELKPHYEKVKNIFSGYPLYIVEVLCPLDICRQRNIARGNRTEDQSDWQHKVMAKDIQYNCTVNTHLNTSEECADLILKSIFED, via the coding sequence ATGAACAAAGGTAGAATCGTATTTTTAAACGGTGTTACGAGTTCTGGAAAAACATCAATAGTAGATGCTTTACAATTAAAATCGCACGAATTTTTTTATGTTGTTGCCAATGACCTTTTTGAAGAAATGATAGGTGAACGTTATCTTCGTGAAGATTATTGGAAGTATTTAAGTGAAGCAATTATCATGATGTATCATACAGCCAAATTATTTTCTGACCATGGTAAAAATATACTTATTGATGGCATTATGGTAGACCGATCTGAGTTGAAACCACATTATGAAAAAGTGAAGAATATATTTTCTGGGTACCCATTATACATTGTTGAAGTGCTCTGCCCGTTAGACATTTGCCGTCAGAGAAATATTGCACGAGGAAATAGAACCGAAGACCAATCTGATTGGCAACACAAAGTCATGGCAAAAGATATCCAGTATAATTGTACTGTCAACACACATTTAAACACTTCCGAAGAATGCGCAGATTTGATTTTAAAAAGTATATTTGAAGATTAG
- a CDS encoding NIPSNAP family protein, translating into MFYRRKFYIVKNEFVDIFNAHFNETNLPNQIKHGAQLVGRWMVPSNESTTEIFAIWEYDSYEKYKEIETIVRGDIEHRNRINKWYEENGGREYVYRQCILEVKNEQIFSTLMKNEFTNHEVQFWLKN; encoded by the coding sequence TTGTTTTATAGAAGGAAGTTTTACATTGTAAAAAATGAGTTTGTTGATATTTTTAATGCACATTTTAATGAAACTAATTTGCCGAATCAGATTAAACATGGGGCTCAACTAGTTGGAAGATGGATGGTACCGAGTAATGAATCAACCACTGAAATATTCGCTATTTGGGAGTACGACAGTTATGAAAAGTACAAGGAAATAGAAACGATTGTTAGAGGGGACATTGAACACAGAAATCGAATAAATAAGTGGTATGAAGAAAATGGTGGTAGAGAATACGTTTATAGGCAGTGTATTTTAGAGGTTAAAAACGAGCAGATATTTTCTACTTTGATGAAGAATGAATTCACTAATCATGAAGTGCAATTTTGGCTTAAGAACTAA
- a CDS encoding extracellular solute-binding protein, with protein sequence MQRKAITFAILTAIVGVGTVLTGCGEQKEVISTASSNSQGQPSQFEPKLKISMFNQGTFNAAAPIPPREEDIQRQMLEKAVNIDLEMMIPQSGQATTKLNTLIAGGDIPDLIFLKSRADLAQYYDQGVLADLTPYLDQFPELQKRFSNDSWEAMSYQGKTIGVPGYDNVNGISRSFFIRNDWLKKLNMEVPTTPDELFEVMKAFTEKDPDGNGKNDTYGFIGGMNKEGNLQTYGFDSLMWMFGVNPPSAIDVKDNKPVFLFTDSKMKEALAYINKMMEAKVVDPDWVTMNTPDLLDQKLFKGKVGFMIRDSRRLEPDYQQKMKEISGEVPEWIVIPPMIGPYGDQIVERKSFQGNSWAISKKADKDKIIRILSMLNYLFTDKEAYPNFAYGIKGIHWDLVDGKIKNKTSELSKEMKEKYLWVDHYRMPRRGDDAEYFSFQNPKTAEAFKNNQKYVAATLPGNLLTEDPGDSLAADRQRYINESLVKFMTGKEPLSSWDNFLNTLETKFDMQRYKESVIKQFKEAGLIK encoded by the coding sequence ATGCAACGTAAAGCGATTACATTTGCTATTCTGACAGCAATAGTGGGTGTGGGAACGGTATTGACAGGATGTGGGGAACAAAAAGAAGTTATATCAACAGCTTCGAGTAATTCGCAAGGCCAGCCTAGTCAGTTTGAACCCAAATTGAAAATCTCGATGTTTAACCAAGGCACTTTCAACGCTGCTGCCCCGATTCCTCCCCGTGAAGAAGATATCCAACGCCAAATGTTGGAAAAAGCAGTGAATATCGACTTGGAAATGATGATTCCTCAATCAGGGCAAGCAACGACTAAATTAAATACGCTCATTGCTGGCGGAGATATTCCAGATTTGATCTTCTTGAAGAGCCGGGCGGATCTCGCGCAATATTATGACCAAGGCGTTCTTGCGGATTTGACACCGTATCTGGATCAATTTCCTGAATTGCAGAAACGTTTTAGCAACGACTCCTGGGAGGCGATGTCCTATCAAGGAAAAACCATTGGAGTTCCAGGTTATGATAATGTAAACGGTATCAGTCGAAGCTTCTTCATCCGCAATGATTGGCTGAAAAAGCTGAATATGGAAGTGCCAACGACACCTGACGAACTATTCGAAGTTATGAAAGCCTTTACAGAGAAAGACCCGGACGGTAACGGCAAAAACGATACGTACGGATTCATAGGCGGTATGAATAAAGAAGGCAATCTGCAAACCTACGGCTTCGATAGTTTGATGTGGATGTTTGGTGTCAATCCTCCCTCAGCCATTGATGTGAAAGACAATAAACCGGTGTTCCTGTTTACCGACTCAAAAATGAAAGAAGCGCTCGCTTATATTAATAAAATGATGGAAGCCAAAGTTGTAGATCCAGACTGGGTGACGATGAATACTCCCGATTTGTTGGACCAAAAGTTATTTAAGGGTAAAGTTGGCTTCATGATAAGAGACTCCCGCAGGCTGGAGCCAGATTATCAGCAAAAAATGAAAGAAATCAGTGGAGAGGTGCCGGAATGGATCGTCATTCCTCCAATGATAGGTCCTTATGGTGATCAAATTGTAGAGAGAAAATCGTTCCAAGGCAATTCATGGGCCATATCCAAGAAAGCGGATAAGGACAAAATCATTCGGATCTTGTCCATGCTGAATTATCTCTTTACGGACAAAGAAGCATATCCGAATTTTGCATACGGAATTAAAGGGATTCATTGGGATTTGGTGGACGGCAAGATCAAAAATAAAACCTCCGAATTATCGAAGGAAATGAAAGAAAAGTACCTATGGGTCGATCATTATAGAATGCCGCGTCGTGGTGATGATGCTGAGTACTTCAGCTTCCAGAATCCTAAGACGGCAGAAGCTTTTAAGAACAATCAGAAATACGTGGCGGCTACTTTGCCCGGGAATTTATTGACTGAAGACCCGGGCGATTCATTGGCAGCTGACCGCCAACGTTACATTAATGAAAGCTTGGTCAAATTTATGACTGGCAAAGAACCTCTTTCGAGCTGGGACAATTTCCTCAATACGTTGGAAACCAAGTTTGACATGCAGAGATATAAGGAGTCAGTAATCAAGCAATTTAAAGAAGCAGGCTTAATCAAGTAA
- a CDS encoding AAA family ATPase, whose amino-acid sequence MQEISREHLIYLISGPLGVGKSTTSIELARNVKQCVLIEGDVILHMFKGESEPSWEERLSLTWKNILALTRNFIQHDFNVVIDFVVEDELDWFCKHISDLNVRLKYVILTADKEKLIERLSIRGDIESLERSLFLLNKMEMSSSNKPFINDTTLKQTTEIVEEIINDSGYNVFIHN is encoded by the coding sequence ATGCAAGAGATAAGCAGAGAACACCTGATATATCTTATATCAGGTCCGCTTGGTGTTGGAAAATCAACAACTTCGATAGAACTTGCACGAAATGTTAAGCAATGCGTTCTTATTGAGGGTGATGTAATACTTCATATGTTTAAGGGAGAATCAGAACCTTCATGGGAGGAACGTCTAAGTTTAACATGGAAGAACATCCTTGCATTAACAAGGAATTTTATTCAACATGACTTTAATGTAGTAATCGATTTTGTGGTTGAGGATGAACTTGATTGGTTTTGTAAACATATATCAGATTTAAATGTAAGATTAAAGTATGTCATACTAACAGCAGATAAAGAAAAATTAATTGAACGTCTAAGTATAAGAGGAGATATTGAATCCTTAGAACGCTCTTTGTTTTTGCTGAACAAAATGGAAATGTCCTCATCCAATAAGCCATTTATTAACGACACTACTCTAAAACAAACAACCGAGATTGTAGAAGAAATTATTAATGACTCTGGATATAATGTTTTCATTCATAACTAG
- a CDS encoding carbohydrate ABC transporter permease produces the protein MINLTIGEKVWQAVVYFILILLSLLCLLPFLYVVAVSVTPESEVLRRGIVIIPESFTFLAYKEVFISHGIGQAYKITLFRTIVGTVLNVFFTVIAAYPLSKKYLPGRSPFLLFIVFTMMFGGGLIPTYLLIRSLGLLNSPWVLIIPHLISAFNLVIIKGFFEQLPAEIEESARVDGASELQSLWRIILPLSLPVLSTISLFYAVGHWNSYFDAIVYINDSNLMPLQVILRNILLNVATQSADSLANSGAVSTFAVQMAAVVVTTVPILIVYPFMQKHFTKGVLLGSVKG, from the coding sequence ATGATCAATTTGACAATCGGGGAAAAAGTCTGGCAAGCAGTCGTTTATTTTATTCTTATTTTGCTATCCCTACTTTGCTTACTACCCTTTCTATATGTGGTTGCTGTTTCAGTGACGCCAGAATCGGAAGTGTTAAGAAGAGGTATTGTTATTATACCAGAATCCTTTACCTTTCTAGCTTATAAAGAAGTATTCATTTCTCATGGTATCGGGCAGGCGTATAAAATTACATTGTTTCGAACGATTGTAGGCACTGTGCTTAATGTGTTTTTCACGGTAATAGCGGCTTATCCGTTATCCAAAAAATATTTGCCGGGGCGAAGCCCATTTCTACTATTCATTGTCTTTACCATGATGTTTGGGGGAGGATTAATTCCGACTTATTTACTAATCCGCTCTTTGGGATTGCTAAATAGTCCGTGGGTATTGATTATTCCACATCTCATTAGTGCATTTAATCTGGTGATCATTAAAGGTTTTTTCGAGCAATTGCCTGCTGAAATCGAGGAATCAGCGAGGGTAGACGGTGCAAGTGAGCTTCAGTCGTTATGGCGGATCATTTTACCCTTGTCCTTGCCCGTCCTTTCCACAATTTCCTTATTTTACGCAGTCGGGCATTGGAACAGTTATTTCGATGCTATTGTTTATATCAATGATTCCAACTTAATGCCGCTTCAAGTTATCTTGCGTAACATCCTGCTTAACGTCGCAACACAAAGCGCTGATTCGCTCGCCAATTCCGGAGCTGTTAGTACGTTCGCCGTGCAAATGGCTGCAGTTGTCGTGACTACGGTTCCAATTTTGATCGTTTACCCATTTATGCAAAAGCATTTTACCAAAGGTGTGCTCTTGGGATCTGTTAAAGGTTAA
- a CDS encoding NAD(P)/FAD-dependent oxidoreductase, with the protein MSKTPLMRQLKSAAKIAGEASIRNVPVEQVIEERVQHSFTRREFLKKAFLASAVMMVPPVVLNVGTKIVNAATAPRVAIIGAGLAGLTAAYRLKQAGVNSQVYEASSRIGGRCFTGRDVFKDGQIYEHGGELINTDHTYLINLIKELNLQIDDLWAYEKGDFRIVMDGSLCDFEEMSKMFLDVWNPLQKDRKDAGHVTLYNKYTTRGKQLDNMSIVDWLNKNVRGGMNSKFSKIVDIAYTANVGLESTEISALNMIYAMSTSTKEEFSPFGTGGEERFHVRGGNDLVPQQLASKLNGQITLSSPLESIRKNNDGTYSLHFAGRISSVQADYVILALPVATLRDVEIDRAGFRSIKKTAIAELGVATNSKLALQFTDRHWESLGSNGAFVSNAYHDTWDTTRGQLGQSGIMVDFTGGKLGNRFGSRSANAYAQDFLNLFEKDLSGISKKWNGKATLDNWPDFKWTKGSYSCYKVGQYTKFRGLFGEPEGNCFFAGEHTSLEYQQFLNGAVETGNIAAKQVLSRLKVKSSVIQS; encoded by the coding sequence ATGTCAAAAACTCCTTTAATGCGTCAATTGAAATCAGCAGCTAAAATTGCCGGAGAAGCATCAATTCGGAACGTCCCTGTTGAACAAGTAATCGAAGAACGTGTTCAACATAGTTTTACACGTAGAGAGTTTTTGAAGAAAGCTTTTTTAGCCTCAGCAGTAATGATGGTGCCTCCGGTTGTCTTAAATGTTGGAACTAAAATAGTGAATGCAGCAACAGCTCCGCGTGTTGCAATTATAGGTGCTGGACTAGCAGGATTAACCGCTGCTTATCGATTAAAGCAAGCAGGTGTCAATTCTCAAGTCTATGAAGCCTCATCCCGTATAGGCGGCCGCTGTTTTACAGGAAGAGATGTATTTAAAGATGGACAAATTTATGAGCATGGCGGTGAGTTAATTAATACGGATCATACATATTTAATAAATCTGATTAAAGAACTCAATCTACAAATTGATGATTTATGGGCTTATGAGAAAGGTGATTTCAGAATTGTCATGGACGGTTCCCTTTGTGATTTTGAAGAGATGTCCAAAATGTTTTTGGATGTCTGGAATCCACTTCAAAAAGATCGCAAAGATGCTGGGCATGTGACCTTATACAATAAATACACCACACGTGGTAAGCAATTGGATAATATGTCAATCGTTGATTGGCTTAATAAGAATGTTCGAGGTGGCATGAATTCCAAATTTTCGAAAATCGTTGATATAGCTTATACAGCTAATGTCGGTCTCGAGAGTACGGAGATAAGTGCGCTAAATATGATTTATGCCATGAGTACGTCAACCAAAGAGGAATTTTCACCTTTTGGAACTGGAGGAGAAGAAAGATTCCATGTTCGTGGTGGAAATGATCTAGTCCCTCAACAATTAGCAAGCAAGCTGAATGGACAAATTACATTATCTTCTCCACTAGAAAGTATAAGGAAAAATAATGATGGCACGTATTCACTCCATTTTGCTGGAAGAATCAGTAGCGTACAAGCTGATTATGTGATTCTGGCATTGCCTGTTGCTACTCTGCGTGATGTTGAAATAGATCGAGCAGGCTTTAGAAGTATTAAGAAAACAGCAATTGCTGAACTCGGTGTAGCGACAAATTCGAAACTGGCTCTACAGTTTACTGATCGCCACTGGGAGTCGCTTGGAAGTAATGGTGCGTTCGTATCTAATGCTTATCATGATACTTGGGATACAACGAGAGGTCAATTGGGTCAATCAGGAATCATGGTTGATTTCACTGGAGGGAAACTTGGCAATAGGTTTGGATCACGTTCAGCAAACGCATACGCACAAGATTTCTTGAATTTATTTGAAAAAGATTTGTCGGGAATATCCAAAAAATGGAATGGTAAAGCAACACTTGATAATTGGCCTGACTTTAAATGGACCAAAGGTTCGTATTCCTGCTACAAAGTAGGTCAATACACCAAATTCAGAGGGCTTTTCGGTGAACCAGAAGGAAATTGCTTCTTTGCTGGTGAACATACTTCTCTCGAGTATCAACAATTTTTGAATGGAGCAGTTGAAACGGGTAATATTGCAGCAAAACAGGTTCTGAGCAGGCTGAAAGTTAAATCATCAGTAATCCAATCCTAA